AGAtgaatcaaatacaaaaaaaccTCCAAAATTAGGTTTCTCAAAGgagttaaaaaatttctttttattaatattattgaacCTTCTCTTCCCTGTCATGTTCAAAACCTGGGAACGGTCTGCAAACCAGACTCCATTCTCCTTCTTTTACCATCCATTCCTCGACGTCGATGACCTGTGGAGAACCTCATATGTCAGTTTTAATAACATCACAAAGATGACTAAGGTTTGGATCTTTATACTAAACTCAGCATCGTTTCTAAGTTTCTACACTTGTCTAAGTATGTTCTCTGTAATGGGGTTGAATCAGATGTTAAATAAGGACTACTAACCTGTCGAAGTTCCTGTTGCTGAAGAATCCACGTTCCTTGCTTCCTTGAAAGTTTCTTCTATCATCACCACCACCTGTGCCACGCGATCTAGGCCTCTCCATGGATGATTCCACACTCCTAGACTCATCAATTGATCCACCCCGGGAATGTGGTCTTTCACCATAGTTACTACCTGTTCTGCCTGCACCGGATCCAGGCCTCTCAGCTGCTTTTGGCCTGAACCTTACTTTGTCGTCCAGCTCACGGATTAGCAACTCCAGGTCTTTCTCTTTCTCGCGTAGTAGATTATGGTTATCACTGTCTGATTCTTGTTGAGTTTCCTTGCTCTCTGGTGCAATGTCTGCTCCCTTCTCGAGCTTCTTCCGTAGCTCTTCGATCTCTTCCTTCAACAGTCTCTCCTCTTCTGTCCCAGGCCTGGAACAAATTTCGTTTCACAAGACAGAGAGATTAAAAGTGACAGACACCAATGGTACGTTAAAAGGTCACAGGGTCTTATCTTATGCCTAAGAGATACGTTAAAAGGACATgccatcaaaaagaaaaaccatGAATACACTAATAACATGAGTAGATAAGCAGATGTGGCAAAACTATCTTAAGTTTTAATTACACTACAATGTCATATCTTCTGCTTGGTTCACAAGTTAACTTTCTCATCAAGTTAgcaagaaaataaaacttaaaacagaCCTGTCAACACTGCGATGCTCGAGTTCAGAATCCATCTTGCGCCAATCTTTCCCTTGCTCCTCCAACAACACTTCCCTAGGCTTTGCATCTCCAAAAGGATTCACCTTTGGTACTCTCGGTTTCTCCACATTGTTGTTCGATGCTAAACTCTCGGACCTATTAGACTGAGAACTTGATGGCCTGCTTGAGTGTGCGCTCGTTTGAGAGCTTCCCTTCTTAGCCTCAATATCAGAGTCGAGTTTCTTCCAGTCCAATCCTTTCTCCGCAAGAACTTGCTCTCTCGGTCTAGCTGCTCCGAATGGACTCGGCTTACTCGCCTTCGCATCGGTTTGGCTCTCACTCACTCCACTATCACCAACAACAACCTTTCGTGGTTCAAGAACAAGACGACGACGCTCTTCTTGAACACCACCTGAAGAGACTCCTCTTGCCCAACGGTCAGGCTCTGAACCTGACCCAAATGTAGATGACTTTGTGAGAGACGAATGGCTTTTACCTGCTCCCCAATTATCAACCTCATCAGCTTTAGACAAGCCACCTCCACCTCCATAACTGCCGCCACCACCGCTTCCTCCAAGACCACCAAAACGACCTTGACGTCCCTGATCAAACGTCGCAACCGACTTCTTC
The window above is part of the Brassica napus cultivar Da-Ae chromosome C8, Da-Ae, whole genome shotgun sequence genome. Proteins encoded here:
- the LOC106362061 gene encoding eukaryotic translation initiation factor 4B2-like, with translation MSKPWGGNGASWADEAERADEEQSFPSLKEAASSTKSKKKKKMTLSEFTKGAGSGSVGLTREQMIQLPTGPRQRSEDEMQRGGGGIGGGFSSYGGGRSGGMSRGGDDSNGSWGGGGGRRGYGGFEDDQRGSSRVSEFPQVSRADEVDDWGKGKKSVATFDQGRQGRFGGLGGSGGGGSYGGGGGLSKADEVDNWGAGKSHSSLTKSSTFGSGSEPDRWARGVSSGGVQEERRRLVLEPRKVVVGDSGVSESQTDAKASKPSPFGAARPREQVLAEKGLDWKKLDSDIEAKKGSSQTSAHSSRPSSSQSNRSESLASNNNVEKPRVPKVNPFGDAKPREVLLEEQGKDWRKMDSELEHRSVDRPGTEEERLLKEEIEELRKKLEKGADIAPESKETQQESDSDNHNLLREKEKDLELLIRELDDKVRFRPKAAERPGSGAGRTGSNYGERPHSRGGSIDESRSVESSMERPRSRGTGGGDDRRNFQGSKERGFFSNRNFDRSSTSRNGW